In Bacteroidales bacterium, a genomic segment contains:
- a CDS encoding NAD(P)/FAD-dependent oxidoreductase has protein sequence MNKFDVIVVGGGPAGLIAAGRAAELGAKVLILEKMRHPGHKLLITGKGRCNITNDASVGEFIKYVYPNGKFLRNAFAQYYSRDIIDLLEKYGVEVSLERGGRYFPTNNKAKDVLDALLHWINDLKVEIRTNFKVEKLLVDNNTIEGVVANGQEFLAKSVILSTGGKSYPATGSNGEGYELVRRVGHTIEKPMPALVPVETEGGIAQKLQGLNLKNVKAVVWVNGKKAGEDFGEMIFTHFGLSGPIILTLSRIMVAELQKNNKVEISIDLKPALDEQKLDKRLIRDLNEHGKKKIINIFRNWLPSSMIPVFIELLEFDPEKECHQISSKERKKIRNLLKNLRFKVSHSRSFKEAIITAGGVLTKEIYPKTMESKLISGLYFAGEMIDLDAKTGGYNLQIAYSTGWLAGDSSVKNCKKI, from the coding sequence ATGAATAAATTTGATGTAATAGTTGTGGGAGGCGGTCCTGCAGGTTTAATAGCAGCTGGAAGAGCTGCGGAATTGGGCGCTAAAGTTCTTATCCTTGAGAAGATGAGGCATCCCGGACATAAGCTTTTAATTACAGGAAAAGGGAGATGCAATATTACCAATGACGCTTCTGTGGGTGAGTTTATCAAATATGTATATCCCAATGGGAAATTTCTAAGAAATGCTTTTGCTCAGTATTATTCTCGCGATATTATAGATCTTTTGGAGAAATATGGAGTTGAAGTAAGCTTAGAAAGAGGTGGTCGATATTTTCCTACAAACAACAAAGCTAAAGATGTTTTAGATGCACTTTTGCATTGGATTAACGATTTGAAAGTGGAAATTCGGACTAATTTTAAAGTTGAGAAATTACTGGTAGATAATAATACGATAGAAGGTGTAGTTGCAAACGGACAAGAATTTTTGGCTAAGAGTGTTATTCTTTCTACGGGCGGAAAATCTTATCCCGCAACAGGATCAAATGGTGAAGGTTATGAGCTTGTTAGAAGGGTAGGGCATACCATTGAAAAGCCTATGCCCGCATTGGTTCCTGTTGAAACCGAAGGGGGAATAGCACAAAAATTACAAGGTTTAAACTTAAAAAATGTAAAAGCTGTTGTTTGGGTAAATGGTAAAAAAGCGGGTGAAGATTTTGGAGAGATGATTTTTACACATTTTGGTCTTTCAGGTCCAATTATTCTTACCTTAAGTAGAATTATGGTGGCAGAATTACAAAAGAATAATAAAGTTGAAATCAGCATTGATTTAAAACCTGCTCTTGATGAGCAAAAACTAGATAAGCGATTAATCCGTGACTTGAATGAGCATGGTAAGAAAAAAATTATTAATATTTTTCGAAACTGGTTACCGTCTTCTATGATTCCTGTTTTTATTGAGCTTTTAGAATTTGATCCCGAAAAAGAATGTCATCAGATTTCCTCAAAAGAACGTAAGAAAATCCGTAATTTGTTGAAAAATTTGCGTTTTAAAGTAAGCCATTCTCGCTCTTTTAAAGAAGCTATTATTACGGCAGGAGGTGTTTTAACTAAGGAAATATATCCTAAAACAATGGAATCTAAATTGATATCAGGATTGTATTTTGCCGGTGAAATGATAGATTTAGATGCTAAAACGGGGGGGTATAATTTGCAAATAGCTTATTCTACAGGTTGGTTGGCAGGAGATTCCTCTGTGAAGAATTGTAAAAAAATATAA